TGCACCTGACGCTTCTGCGACGCCAGGGCTGACGGGCAGGGCGCTCCCGCGCGCCCCATCCTGCGGTGCGTGGCAGCGCGGATACGCTGGTCAGGTGGCCGCACTCGTCAATCCCAGCATCCTGTCCGCAGATTTCGCGAACCTCGAGCGCGACCTCGCGGTGATCAGCGGCGCGGACTACGCGCACGTCGACGTGATGGACAACCACTTCGTCCCCAACCTCACGCTCGGCCTGCCCGTGGTCCGGAGGATCGTCGAGGTGTCGCCAGTGCCCATCGACGTGCACCTGATGATCGAGGACCCGGACCGCTGGGCCCCGCTGTACGCGGAGGCGGGCGCCGCGTCGGTCACGTTCCACGCCGAGGCGTCGCAGGCGCCGGTCCGCCTGGCCCGGGAGCTCCGGGCGCAAGGGGTCCGGGCCGCGGTGGCGCTGCGGCCGGCCACGCCCGTCGAGCCCTACCTGGACCTGCTGGACGAGCTCGACATGATCCTGGTCATGACCGTGGAGCCCGGGTTCGGGGGCCAGGCGTTCATCGAGGGCACACTCGCGAAGATCCGGCGGGCGCGGGCCGCGATCGACGCGGTGGGCGCGTCCACGTGGATCCAGGTCGACGGCGGGGTCTCCCGCGAGACGATCGCCACGATCGCCGCGGCCGGCGCCAACTGCTTCGTCGCGGGCTCGGCGGTGTACGGGGCGCCCGACCCGGCCGCGGAGATCACCGCCCTGCGAGACCTCGCGGACGAGGCGACCGCCCGCACCGACGCCTGACCCCTCCGACGCCCGGGCCACGCTCCTCCGCCCACAGCTCGACGCCGGGGACGACGGTGACACGGTGCTCGACGGGTGGGGCGTGCTCGACGGGTGGGGTCTGCATGGGACTCCTCCAGGATCGGCGGACGTGACGTCCTCTGACTTGGCGCCCCGACCTGGGCCTGTGGTCCTCCGCGCGGCGGATGCGCCCCCGGCCCTTCGGTTGACCCGGCCCCACCGTCCGGGGCAGGGGGAGGCGCCGGCTCGCGCGCCGCTGGCCGGAGGACCCACGCGCGTGTGGCATCATCGTCAGCAGAACGCACACACGTGCTCCGGGGTCGGTGTAATTCCGAGCCGGCGGTGACAGTCCGCGACCCGGCCGCTCTTTCACAGAGCGTCCGGTTGACCTGGTGGAACTCCAGGACCGACGGTGAAAGTCCGGATGGGAGGAGACGTGGCGGCGCGTGCCCTTCGGGGTCGCGTGCCGTGGGTGGCGGACGTCCCCGACGGGCGTTCGTCCTCCCGCTAGCCCCCGGAGCCCAAGCGGCACGGGAGGCGGATGTGGACCAGCTGGACCAGGCTCTGGAGAGCGCGATGGCGCGCGCGCTCGAGCTGGCGCTCCGCGGTCCCGCCCACGGCCCCAACCCGCGTGTCGGCTGCGTGCTGGTGAGCCCTGACGGGCATCCGCTCGGCGAGGGCTGGCACCGGGGCGCCGGCACCCCGCACGCCGAGGTCGCTGCGCTTGACGACGCCCGGGGACGCGGCGCGGTTGTCCGCGGCGCCACCGCTGTCGTGACCCTCGAGCCCTGCGACCACACCGGCCGCACCGGCCCGTGCTCCCGTGCGCTGCTCGACGCGGGCGTCTCGCGCGTCGTGATCGCCGTGGCGGACCCGAACCCGGTCGCGGCAGGCGGGGCCGCGCGGCTGCGCGCGGCCGGCGTTGACGTGGTCGCCGGGGTCAGCGAGCAGGAGGGCCGCGCCGTGCTCGGCCCGTGGCTGCACGCCATCGAGCACGGGCGCCCGTTCGTGACGCTGAAGCTCGCGACGTCCCTCGACGGACGGGTGGCCGCCGCCGACGGCTCCAGCCGGTGGATCACGTCGCAGGCCTCGCGACGCGACGCCCACGTCCTGCGCGCGCAGGTGGACGCGATCGCCGTGGGCTCTGGCACGGCCGTGACCGACGACCCCGCGTTGACGGCGCGCGACGAGGCCGGAGGGCTGGCGGACCACCAGCCGCTGCGCGTGGTGGTGGGCCGTCGGCCGGCGCCCGCCAACGGCAGGCTGCGCGGGCCGGGCGGAGAGCTGGTGCACGCGGCGACGCACGACCCGCGCGAGGTGCTGGCCCTGCTGCACGCCCGGGAGGTCCGGCACCTGCTCGTCGAGGGCGGCCCCACGATCGCCGCCGCGTTCCTGCGCGCCGGGCTGGTCGACGAGGTGCGCGCCTACGTGGCGCCCGTGTTCCTCGGCGCCGGACGCCCTGCGGTCGCCGACCTGGGCATCGGGTCCATCGACGGGGCGCTGCGGCTGGAGCCGCACGAGGTCCGCCGGCTCGGGCCAGACGTGCTGATCGTCAGCCGCCCGCGCCCGCACGACCCGCCCCCAGGCACGGCGCAGACAATTCATCTGGTCCGCACGCCCAGCGAGGAGAGCTGATGTTCACCGGAATCGTCGAAGAGGTCGGCGCCGTCGTCATGATCGAGGCGGCCGCCGGCCAGGGGGACGCCCGGGTGGCGGTCAAGGGGCCACTGGTGGCATCCGACGCGGCGCTGGGCGACTCGATCTGCGTGGCGGGCGTGTGCCTGACCGTCACCGGCCTCCCCGGCGATGGGACGTTCACGGCGGACGTCATGCCCGAGACGCTGCGGCGCA
The sequence above is a segment of the Cellulomonas chengniuliangii genome. Coding sequences within it:
- the rpe gene encoding ribulose-phosphate 3-epimerase, producing MAALVNPSILSADFANLERDLAVISGADYAHVDVMDNHFVPNLTLGLPVVRRIVEVSPVPIDVHLMIEDPDRWAPLYAEAGAASVTFHAEASQAPVRLARELRAQGVRAAVALRPATPVEPYLDLLDELDMILVMTVEPGFGGQAFIEGTLAKIRRARAAIDAVGASTWIQVDGGVSRETIATIAAAGANCFVAGSAVYGAPDPAAEITALRDLADEATARTDA
- the ribD gene encoding bifunctional diaminohydroxyphosphoribosylaminopyrimidine deaminase/5-amino-6-(5-phosphoribosylamino)uracil reductase RibD; this encodes MARALELALRGPAHGPNPRVGCVLVSPDGHPLGEGWHRGAGTPHAEVAALDDARGRGAVVRGATAVVTLEPCDHTGRTGPCSRALLDAGVSRVVIAVADPNPVAAGGAARLRAAGVDVVAGVSEQEGRAVLGPWLHAIEHGRPFVTLKLATSLDGRVAAADGSSRWITSQASRRDAHVLRAQVDAIAVGSGTAVTDDPALTARDEAGGLADHQPLRVVVGRRPAPANGRLRGPGGELVHAATHDPREVLALLHAREVRHLLVEGGPTIAAAFLRAGLVDEVRAYVAPVFLGAGRPAVADLGIGSIDGALRLEPHEVRRLGPDVLIVSRPRPHDPPPGTAQTIHLVRTPSEES